Proteins from one Planctomyces sp. SH-PL62 genomic window:
- a CDS encoding helix-turn-helix domain-containing protein — MARRNRDLSPDPQGRYRPYLGWKHGEDGKKRQHRFNLGTDRKEAERRLAKLRELYDENCRVVREDLWSPLALSYAEEIARGRHRITYFPPPPELCIEDPATDYAQMLQVDRDRFPSLDLIPSDPTLHAESARRGQQGVVKDRIRELEAELRELGALGSKESLPEELIPGSLHEALDDYEASIAAHNVRPGTSDLTPYGRLRLARVERFRKAHDDIPLSALTHDACSAMAAYWRGRPKGMRGLTSRDNARHHVGELIRFYKWLDRTGKYRWRMPSGVGHIDRKIGKTDAERKLSVITKRVYSAEQLATINKHATPTERLLLYLGLNCAMGAAEMGRLARGDILLGHRHEYAERLHFSSTDEDSFIRFLRPKTEVFGEWLVWPETARMLRWGLERSKKIGSELLLVSEEGMPWYREHATNAQYHFANAWTRLLKRVRKSDPDFPILPFGTLRDTLPDLLRHRESDDLASLCLAHGQPFQGDNLLECYGNRPFGRLHDALRRMHAYFAPVFAAAPDDPTEEVKQYLPAAVREKVRALIAEGKKAPTIARECGVSAMTVYREMKRYDY; from the coding sequence ATGGCACGCCGAAATCGTGACCTGAGCCCCGACCCCCAGGGCCGCTACCGCCCTTACCTCGGCTGGAAACACGGTGAGGATGGGAAGAAGCGGCAGCATCGCTTCAATCTGGGGACCGACCGCAAGGAGGCGGAACGTCGCCTGGCCAAGCTCCGGGAGCTGTACGACGAGAACTGCCGGGTCGTCCGGGAAGACCTCTGGTCCCCGCTAGCCCTCTCCTACGCCGAGGAGATCGCCAGGGGGCGGCATCGGATCACCTACTTCCCCCCGCCTCCGGAGCTCTGCATCGAAGATCCGGCGACCGACTACGCCCAGATGCTCCAAGTGGACAGGGACCGCTTCCCGTCCCTGGACCTCATCCCGTCCGACCCGACTCTGCACGCCGAGTCCGCCCGACGGGGGCAGCAAGGCGTGGTCAAGGACCGGATTCGGGAGCTGGAGGCCGAGCTGAGGGAACTCGGGGCGTTGGGCTCGAAGGAGTCATTGCCCGAGGAACTGATCCCCGGCTCGCTGCACGAGGCCCTCGACGACTACGAGGCGTCCATCGCCGCCCACAACGTCCGACCGGGAACGTCCGACCTGACGCCTTACGGTCGACTGCGGCTGGCTCGGGTCGAGCGGTTCAGGAAGGCCCACGACGACATCCCCCTCTCCGCCCTCACCCATGACGCCTGCTCGGCGATGGCCGCCTACTGGCGAGGCCGCCCGAAGGGGATGCGGGGGCTGACCAGCCGGGACAACGCCCGCCACCACGTCGGCGAGCTGATCCGATTCTACAAATGGCTGGACAGAACCGGGAAGTACCGCTGGCGGATGCCCAGCGGCGTCGGGCACATCGATCGCAAGATCGGCAAGACGGACGCCGAGCGGAAGCTATCGGTCATCACCAAGCGGGTATACTCGGCCGAGCAACTGGCGACCATCAACAAGCACGCCACCCCCACCGAGAGGCTGCTGCTGTACCTGGGTCTGAACTGCGCCATGGGGGCGGCGGAGATGGGACGGCTGGCCAGGGGCGACATCCTGCTGGGCCACCGCCACGAATACGCCGAGCGGCTGCACTTCTCCTCGACCGACGAGGACAGCTTCATCCGCTTCCTGCGGCCCAAGACCGAGGTCTTCGGGGAGTGGCTGGTATGGCCCGAGACGGCGAGGATGCTCCGGTGGGGGCTGGAGCGGTCCAAGAAGATCGGCTCGGAACTGCTTCTCGTCTCCGAGGAGGGCATGCCCTGGTACAGGGAGCATGCGACCAACGCCCAGTACCACTTTGCGAACGCCTGGACCCGCCTCCTGAAGCGGGTGCGGAAATCAGACCCCGACTTCCCGATCCTCCCCTTCGGGACGCTGCGGGACACGCTGCCGGACCTGTTGAGGCATCGTGAGAGCGACGACCTGGCCTCGCTCTGCCTGGCCCACGGACAGCCGTTTCAGGGCGACAACCTGCTCGAATGCTACGGGAATCGACCGTTCGGACGGTTGCACGATGCCCTGCGGAGGATGCACGCCTACTTCGCCCCGGTCTTCGCCGCCGCCCCCGACGACCCCACCGAGGAGGTGAAACAGTACTTGCCGGCGGCCGTCCGGGAGAAGGTGCGGGCGCTCATCGCCGAGGGGAAGAAGGCCCCGACCATCGCCAGGGAGTGCGGCGTGTCCGCCATGACCGTCTACCGTGAGATGAAACGGTACGACTACTGA
- a CDS encoding replication initiator protein A produces MAKRPPPPSDSQPDLFAASFADIPIRDQRDTMERPFFSLAKKPRHAPIEYQVGDVWVEVSANPKFGMATIWDADILIWASTQVTEALDRELKPSRTIHFHPYNLLKAIRRETGGEHYRRLRAALDRLTHTAVRTNIRGHGKKKIASFHWLESWTEVIDEATGETTGMTMTLPDWLYDGVLMRGGVLTIHEDYFLLTGGIERWLYRVARKHAGQQELGWSFTMRQLFEKSGSTARFSDFAIDVRKAVEGNALPEYSMAIHKNDEGEEVVNFVRRSQLAVEDPNFESPRYARRRLAGASSRKSKRFSNIEP; encoded by the coding sequence ATGGCTAAGCGCCCGCCGCCGCCGAGCGATAGCCAGCCGGACCTGTTTGCGGCCAGCTTTGCCGATATCCCGATCCGCGATCAGCGTGACACGATGGAGCGGCCGTTCTTCAGCCTGGCGAAGAAGCCACGCCATGCCCCGATCGAATATCAGGTGGGCGATGTGTGGGTGGAGGTGAGCGCCAACCCGAAATTCGGCATGGCCACCATCTGGGATGCGGACATCCTGATTTGGGCTTCTACCCAGGTGACGGAAGCCCTGGACCGCGAGCTGAAACCGTCGCGCACCATCCATTTCCATCCCTACAACCTCCTGAAAGCGATCCGCCGGGAAACCGGGGGCGAGCATTACCGGCGACTGCGCGCGGCGCTGGACCGGCTGACCCACACCGCCGTTCGCACGAATATCCGTGGCCACGGCAAGAAAAAAATCGCCTCCTTCCACTGGCTGGAGAGCTGGACGGAAGTCATCGATGAGGCGACTGGCGAAACCACAGGCATGACGATGACGCTGCCCGATTGGCTCTATGACGGCGTGCTGATGCGGGGAGGGGTGCTGACCATCCACGAAGATTATTTCTTGCTCACCGGAGGCATTGAACGCTGGCTTTATCGCGTGGCGCGGAAGCACGCTGGCCAGCAGGAGCTGGGATGGAGCTTCACCATGCGGCAGCTCTTCGAGAAATCAGGCTCCACCGCCCGCTTCTCGGATTTCGCCATCGATGTACGGAAGGCCGTCGAAGGCAATGCCTTGCCGGAATACAGCATGGCGATCCACAAGAACGACGAGGGGGAGGAGGTGGTCAATTTCGTCCGCCGCAGCCAATTGGCGGTCGAAGATCCGAACTTCGAGTCGCCACGCTATGCCCGGCGACGCCTGGCGGGTGCGAGCAGCAGAAAATCCAAGCGATTCAGTAACATCGAGCCGTAA
- a CDS encoding ParA family protein, which yields MRIITFVTQKGGAGKTTLAINCAIAAELKKHRVLILDLDPQASSEGWYQDREADSPKLVKIDSWSLPDAIAKANSAGFDLVIIDTPGRDEPSTTAAIRCADFCIIPCRPTPVDLRAVPPTVATINRLSKSAVFVLTQTPPRGERLREAEAGLSMLGIVSPVRIVTRAAYQDALGAGLGVMEYEPEGKAATEIRQLWNWIEKKMEKIAYDSEKTHIA from the coding sequence ATGCGGATCATTACCTTCGTCACACAGAAGGGAGGAGCGGGGAAAACCACCCTCGCCATCAACTGCGCAATCGCCGCCGAGTTGAAGAAGCATCGGGTGCTGATCCTGGACTTGGACCCGCAAGCCTCATCGGAAGGCTGGTATCAGGACCGTGAAGCCGATTCGCCCAAGCTGGTGAAAATCGATTCCTGGTCGCTGCCGGATGCCATCGCCAAGGCCAACTCCGCCGGATTTGATCTGGTGATCATCGATACGCCCGGCCGCGATGAGCCGTCTACCACCGCCGCGATCCGCTGCGCCGATTTCTGCATCATCCCGTGCCGCCCCACGCCGGTGGATTTGAGAGCCGTGCCGCCGACGGTCGCCACCATCAACCGCCTATCCAAATCGGCGGTGTTTGTGCTGACGCAGACGCCGCCGCGCGGCGAGCGGTTGCGGGAAGCGGAGGCGGGGTTGAGCATGCTCGGCATCGTTAGCCCGGTGCGCATCGTCACGCGCGCCGCTTACCAGGATGCGCTTGGAGCAGGCTTGGGGGTGATGGAATATGAGCCGGAAGGGAAGGCGGCCACTGAAATCCGGCAGCTGTGGAACTGGATCGAAAAGAAAATGGAGAAGATTGCCTATGACAGTGAAAAAACGCACATCGCTTGA
- a CDS encoding type II toxin-antitoxin system VapC family toxin codes for MARAKGRAVKPSEHFVLDNSIAMAWSFEDETDDYADAVLDRLATEKAVVPALWPLEVANALLMGERRKRSTEAETIKWTGILASLPIIIDSETNAHAWADTLNLARGHQLTAYDAAYLELAIRRGLPLATIDGKLKLAAQAVGVPLFAAS; via the coding sequence ATGGCCAGGGCGAAAGGACGCGCCGTTAAGCCAAGCGAACACTTCGTACTGGACAACTCCATCGCCATGGCGTGGAGCTTCGAGGACGAAACGGACGATTACGCCGATGCCGTGCTGGACCGGCTGGCGACTGAAAAGGCGGTTGTCCCTGCCCTCTGGCCGCTGGAGGTTGCCAACGCCCTGCTGATGGGCGAACGGCGGAAACGCTCCACCGAAGCCGAAACGATCAAATGGACGGGCATCCTGGCTTCTTTGCCGATCATCATCGACAGCGAAACGAACGCCCACGCCTGGGCGGATACGCTGAACCTGGCGCGCGGCCACCAGCTGACGGCGTATGATGCCGCCTACCTGGAGCTGGCCATCCGGCGCGGCCTGCCGCTGGCCACGATCGACGGCAAGCTCAAACTTGCCGCCCAAGCGGTAGGCGTTCCCCTCTTCGCGGCGTCATAG
- a CDS encoding type II toxin-antitoxin system Phd/YefM family antitoxin: protein MESVGAYEAKTHLPQLLDRVARGEEIQITRNGRPVARLVPEPAEEAPDVRSVIAEIKEFRKGRKLGDGVTIRDLIEEGRRF from the coding sequence ATGGAATCGGTCGGGGCCTACGAGGCGAAGACGCATCTGCCTCAGTTGCTCGACCGCGTAGCCCGCGGCGAGGAAATCCAGATCACCCGGAATGGCCGCCCGGTTGCCCGGCTGGTGCCGGAGCCGGCGGAGGAAGCGCCTGATGTGCGTTCAGTGATCGCCGAAATCAAGGAATTCCGCAAAGGGCGGAAGCTTGGCGATGGCGTCACCATCCGGGATTTAATCGAGGAAGGACGGCGTTTCTGA
- a CDS encoding endonuclease NucS domain-containing protein, translating into MPIRHAIWKVDSNPQILAESSLAREQLLEDMIVAAPRILSDEWMLIGRQEDTGFGGRIDLLAIAPDGAMVLIELKRDRTPREVVAQAIDYASWVERLRAADIAAIYQRFKPGSSLADDFRLRFGVDLDEDSLNRSHQIVIVASSLDDSTERIVAYLNDRDIPINVLFFQVFTHGPDQLLSRAWLLDPVRTQISTAATPSGSSEPWNGEFYASFGHGESRSWDDAVQFGFLCGGGGAWYSRTLQLLSPGDRVWVNIPRTGYVGVGKVTGYAQLAATFRVMTPQGEAPVLEVAKRGSYHREFVDDSEKCEYFVPIQWLQTVPIMDAIKEIGLFGNQNTVCKPTTPVWRSTVERLKERFPNHLIAKSAL; encoded by the coding sequence ATGCCTATTCGCCACGCTATCTGGAAAGTCGATTCTAACCCTCAGATCCTCGCTGAATCATCCCTGGCAAGGGAGCAGCTCCTTGAGGACATGATTGTTGCCGCTCCCCGCATCCTATCCGATGAATGGATGCTGATTGGCCGCCAGGAAGACACCGGCTTTGGCGGTCGTATCGATCTGCTGGCCATTGCTCCTGATGGAGCGATGGTGCTTATCGAACTCAAACGTGACCGTACGCCACGCGAAGTGGTGGCCCAGGCCATTGACTACGCCAGTTGGGTAGAACGATTGCGGGCAGCCGATATCGCCGCGATCTACCAGCGATTCAAGCCGGGCAGCAGCCTGGCGGATGATTTTCGGCTACGCTTCGGTGTCGATCTGGATGAGGATTCGCTGAACAGAAGCCACCAGATTGTAATTGTCGCATCGTCACTCGACGATAGCACGGAACGCATCGTTGCGTACCTCAACGACCGTGACATTCCGATCAACGTGCTGTTCTTCCAGGTTTTCACGCATGGTCCAGACCAGCTCCTGAGCCGTGCCTGGTTACTGGACCCGGTTCGGACGCAGATCAGCACCGCTGCGACACCGAGCGGTTCTAGCGAGCCTTGGAACGGCGAATTCTATGCTTCCTTCGGCCACGGCGAATCGCGATCCTGGGATGACGCCGTGCAGTTTGGCTTCCTCTGCGGCGGTGGCGGAGCGTGGTATAGCCGGACGCTTCAACTGCTTAGCCCCGGTGATCGTGTCTGGGTGAACATCCCGCGTACCGGCTATGTCGGTGTGGGAAAAGTGACCGGCTACGCTCAGCTTGCCGCTACTTTCCGGGTGATGACTCCGCAAGGCGAAGCCCCGGTGCTGGAGGTGGCAAAGCGAGGAAGCTACCACCGGGAATTTGTTGATGATTCGGAGAAATGTGAATACTTCGTCCCGATCCAATGGCTGCAAACTGTGCCGATAATGGATGCAATCAAGGAGATTGGGCTTTTCGGCAATCAAAACACCGTTTGCAAGCCGACCACGCCGGTTTGGCGTTCAACCGTGGAACGGCTGAAAGAGCGATTTCCCAACCACTTAATCGCAAAATCAGCCCTTTAA